From the Clostridiales bacterium FE2011 genome, one window contains:
- a CDS encoding HD domain-containing protein, which translates to MSLSALGYTEHSFAHVTIVAEKAGYILQTLGYDKRLVELAKIAGYLHDIGNLVNREEHSQSGAIIAFRILDHLDFPPEEVGLIVTAIGNHDEGTGTPVSPLAAALILADKSDVRRNRVRNQDISTFDIHDRVNYSVKKAELKINEAHTIIKLKLSVDTRYGSVMDYFEIFMQRMILCRKAAEKLGLQFKLMINEQQLI; encoded by the coding sequence ATGTCACTTTCTGCCCTGGGATATACTGAGCACAGTTTTGCGCATGTAACGATAGTGGCAGAAAAAGCAGGCTATATTTTGCAGACTCTCGGTTACGACAAACGGCTTGTTGAGCTTGCAAAAATAGCGGGCTATCTTCATGATATCGGGAATCTCGTCAATCGTGAAGAACACAGTCAATCCGGAGCCATTATTGCCTTCCGAATACTGGATCATCTTGACTTCCCTCCTGAGGAAGTAGGATTGATTGTTACTGCAATCGGGAATCATGATGAAGGAACAGGCACTCCGGTCAGTCCGCTTGCAGCTGCTTTAATACTTGCTGATAAAAGCGATGTGCGGCGAAACCGTGTACGAAATCAGGACATATCGACTTTCGATATTCATGATCGTGTGAATTATTCAGTCAAAAAAGCAGAGCTTAAAATCAATGAAGCACATACAATTATCAAACTGAAGCTTTCCGTTGATACCCGTTATGGTTCTGTGATGGACTATTTTGAAATATTCATGCAGCGTATGATTTTATGCAGGAAAGCAGCTGAAAAGCTTGGGCTTCAATTCAAGTTGATGATTAACGAACAGCAGTTGATATAG
- a CDS encoding response regulator transcription factor, which yields MIYCVEDESAIRDLMVYTLQVSGFDAQGFENDVVFWAAMKEQRPELIILDVMLPGEDGLTILRKLRSSPVTTDIPVIMATAKDSEYDKVIGLDSGADDYLAKPFGMMEMVSRIKAVLRRAGNRQSVILSYGMIVLDENRHAVTIDGKAVLLTLKEYELLKLFMESPGRVFTRDNILSSVWGVGFAGETRTVDVHIGTLRTKLEKAGDYIRTVRGVGYKLEEENEQ from the coding sequence ATGATTTATTGTGTTGAAGATGAAAGCGCCATTCGGGATCTGATGGTCTACACGCTGCAAGTGTCCGGATTCGATGCGCAAGGCTTTGAGAACGATGTTGTCTTTTGGGCAGCCATGAAAGAGCAAAGGCCGGAACTTATTATTCTGGATGTGATGCTGCCCGGGGAAGATGGGCTGACGATCCTCCGTAAACTGCGCTCCTCTCCTGTAACGACAGATATTCCCGTTATTATGGCTACGGCAAAGGACAGTGAATATGACAAAGTGATCGGCCTCGATTCCGGTGCGGATGATTATCTTGCTAAGCCGTTTGGAATGATGGAAATGGTTTCCCGTATCAAAGCAGTTCTTCGCAGGGCAGGCAACAGACAGTCTGTGATTCTTTCATATGGGATGATCGTCCTCGATGAAAACAGGCACGCTGTTACCATTGACGGGAAGGCGGTTTTGCTCACATTGAAGGAATATGAACTTCTGAAGCTGTTTATGGAAAGCCCCGGCAGAGTCTTTACAAGAGACAATATACTATCCAGTGTATGGGGCGTTGGTTTTGCAGGTGAAACAAGAACAGTGGATGTTCATATCGGGACTTTAAGGACAAAGCTGGAGAAAGCGGGAGACTATATCCGGACCGTTCGAGGGGTTGGGTACAAGTTGGAGGAAGAAAATGAGCAGTAA
- a CDS encoding Na/Pi cotransporter family protein — protein MDLFNALNLIGGLCLFLFGMTLMGQALERRAGNKLKTLLERITANKFAGLMTGLGVTAIIQSSSATTVMVVGFVNSGLMTLRQSINVIMGANIGTTVTAWILSLAGIESSSFFVRLFKPSSFTPILALVGIVFYMMSKNSKRKDTGMILLGFATLMFGMETMSGAVSGLRNVPEFQQLFLTFTNPILGVLAGAVLTAIIQSSSASVGILQALASTGAVSYGAAIPIIMGQNIGTCITAILSSIGTTRNAKRAALVHFAFNFMGAAVWLTVFWLVKTIFAPVFLAQAASLIGIAVFHSVFNILCTLLMLPFSQVLEHMVCRILPDAKTTEKIQELDERLLGSPALALNQCRQVLGNMAELSIRAFRDSAACVLNYDKVIADRIREAEDNTDHLEDLISTYLLKLTSRHLGDEESVKATEYLKLIGDYERIADHAVNILESAEEIVSKNVVFSEDAVAEYRTICAAVTEILNLSFSAFSNEDIEAARKTEPLEEVIDTLKEDLRTRHFLRLQRGECSVAAGFVWSDLLSNLERVSDHCSNISGCVLDSAGNTMNIHENQRALKNADEEYKQEYNFFQHKYRLTI, from the coding sequence ATGGATTTATTTAATGCGTTGAACCTGATTGGCGGCTTATGTCTGTTCCTGTTCGGTATGACTTTGATGGGTCAGGCACTTGAACGACGCGCTGGCAATAAACTGAAAACGCTTTTAGAGCGTATTACAGCGAATAAGTTTGCCGGACTCATGACGGGACTTGGTGTAACCGCCATTATCCAGAGTTCGTCTGCAACTACTGTGATGGTAGTTGGATTTGTCAATTCTGGGCTCATGACGCTGAGGCAATCCATCAATGTGATCATGGGGGCAAATATCGGTACGACGGTAACCGCATGGATTTTAAGTCTTGCCGGAATAGAAAGCAGCAGTTTCTTTGTACGCCTTTTCAAACCATCTTCTTTTACCCCGATTCTCGCGTTAGTCGGCATTGTATTCTATATGATGTCAAAAAACAGTAAGCGTAAAGACACAGGGATGATCCTGCTTGGATTTGCTACCCTTATGTTTGGAATGGAAACGATGTCCGGCGCCGTCTCGGGGCTGCGGAATGTACCGGAATTCCAACAGCTGTTTTTGACTTTCACCAACCCCATTTTAGGCGTTCTTGCCGGTGCGGTCCTTACAGCGATCATTCAGTCGAGTTCTGCTTCCGTCGGTATTCTGCAGGCCCTGGCTTCCACAGGAGCAGTTTCTTACGGTGCGGCCATCCCGATCATTATGGGACAGAATATCGGTACCTGCATAACGGCAATACTTTCTTCAATCGGTACAACCAGAAACGCAAAAAGAGCCGCGCTTGTTCATTTTGCTTTCAACTTCATGGGAGCCGCCGTATGGCTGACGGTTTTCTGGCTGGTAAAAACAATTTTTGCTCCGGTATTTCTTGCACAGGCTGCCAGTCTGATAGGGATCGCGGTTTTCCATTCGGTATTTAACATTCTTTGCACCTTACTGATGCTTCCGTTCAGCCAGGTTCTTGAGCATATGGTCTGCAGGATTCTTCCTGATGCCAAGACAACGGAGAAGATTCAGGAACTGGATGAGCGTTTACTCGGAAGCCCTGCTCTTGCGCTGAACCAATGCAGGCAGGTGCTCGGTAACATGGCAGAATTGTCAATCCGGGCATTTCGGGATAGCGCTGCATGCGTTCTAAACTATGATAAAGTAATTGCAGATCGTATCCGTGAAGCAGAAGATAATACGGATCATCTTGAAGACTTGATCAGCACGTATCTTTTGAAACTGACCTCCCGCCATCTGGGAGATGAAGAAAGTGTGAAAGCAACAGAATATTTGAAGCTGATCGGAGACTATGAACGAATTGCAGATCATGCAGTGAATATTCTGGAGTCAGCAGAAGAAATCGTAAGCAAAAATGTTGTGTTTTCCGAAGATGCCGTAGCCGAATACAGAACGATATGTGCCGCGGTAACAGAAATACTGAATCTGTCTTTTTCTGCATTTTCAAACGAAGATATTGAAGCTGCACGTAAAACGGAGCCTTTGGAAGAAGTCATTGATACACTGAAAGAAGATCTTCGAACCCGTCATTTTTTACGACTCCAAAGGGGCGAATGTTCCGTGGCGGCGGGATTTGTGTGGTCAGATCTTCTGTCGAATCTTGAAAGGGTGTCCGATCATTGTTCAAATATTTCGGGATGTGTCCTTGATTCGGCAGGCAACACTATGAACATACACGAAAACCAGCGTGCTCTCAAAAATGCTGATGAGGAATATAAGCAGGAATACAATTTCTTTCAGCACAAGTACAGGCTGACAATTTGA
- a CDS encoding creatininase family protein — MKDLSLLTWKEIKELDKDKSIVSVVLAPIEEHGWHLPLATDLLEGEHWSRGALARAEEELDAGCFYLPAFPVAAASVNEFYGSIHFSMRTTCTVAREILESLCCMGFKHIVVIASHADPQHQIAVEKAVRKVNRKYGVRAIAPMGPIFMGTGVEEEKELKSFQDKHPDDYHAGWVETSSLLDMDPALVREGYRDLPDTRITDRDMIFRKKQLRAMGAYGHMGSPRHASPELGQMLNENCVASLCDAVVKFYRRSGYEPYARYTLYRILPLHLGFLRKVRRAKNRKEKD; from the coding sequence ATGAAGGATCTGAGCCTGTTGACATGGAAGGAAATCAAGGAGCTGGACAAGGACAAAAGCATAGTCTCCGTTGTGCTGGCACCGATAGAGGAACACGGGTGGCATCTGCCCCTGGCCACCGACCTGTTGGAGGGGGAACACTGGAGCCGGGGCGCCCTGGCCCGGGCGGAGGAGGAACTGGACGCCGGATGCTTTTACCTGCCGGCCTTTCCCGTGGCCGCCGCATCCGTGAACGAATTCTACGGCTCCATTCATTTTTCCATGAGGACAACCTGTACCGTTGCCCGGGAAATCCTGGAAAGTTTATGCTGCATGGGATTTAAGCACATCGTTGTCATCGCTTCCCACGCGGATCCCCAGCACCAGATTGCCGTTGAGAAAGCCGTCCGGAAGGTGAACCGGAAATACGGCGTCCGGGCGATTGCCCCCATGGGACCGATCTTTATGGGGACGGGTGTGGAAGAAGAGAAAGAACTGAAAAGTTTCCAGGATAAGCACCCGGATGACTACCATGCGGGATGGGTGGAAACCTCCAGCCTGCTGGATATGGATCCGGCCCTGGTCCGGGAGGGATATCGGGACCTGCCGGATACCCGGATCACGGACAGGGATATGATCTTCCGGAAAAAACAGCTGAGAGCCATGGGAGCATACGGGCATATGGGCTCTCCCCGGCACGCCTCCCCGGAACTGGGACAGATGCTGAACGAGAATTGTGTTGCCTCCCTCTGTGACGCGGTAGTAAAATTTTACCGCAGAAGCGGCTATGAGCCGTATGCGCGTTACACATTATACAGGATTCTCCCGCTCCATCTCGGATTTCTCAGGAAAGTCCGGAGAGCGAAAAACAGAAAGGAGAAAGACTGA
- a CDS encoding AarF/ABC1/UbiB kinase family protein: protein MPLNDKAQKLVNKLENEKDQIKHNTEEMSAELKQLLESEIEAFQKREKHRSAEMVNIFAKHNFYANGFTPQELRSTLEDLGPTYVKIGQIMSSRVDLLPAGYCKELAKLRENVKPLDPAVAKAVIEQETGKKINEIYAEFRDEPLGSASIAQAHYGVLKDGTRVVIKVQRPLIADMMRKDFVLLNKLADLVNIVEEDSDEQVIDFKSVIAEVERVTKAELDFRIEAENTRLFKEKCIDDEEQISCPTVIDELTTERIFTMTYIDGYSVANTEKLVADGCDLDGIGRVIVDSYLHQVLDVGTFHADPHQGNILVSHGKPYWIDFGMIGHVTDKDIDLIQEAVKALLIQDADALVNAVMGMGAASEKTDRTKLTRDAEVFIQKYMNVKSVSDINVTEVFDEVMSLAAQNHVSMPGRFTMLARSLTTIEGVVEQLCPDLNLFDILYDKLKERARQNMNIPRELLEKGQELVNAGKKAAKIPLLASEVLEGMVKGKTKVRFELSGYEEPLNRIFHFLRYTVLTLVALVLFIGSCILCTTDFKPILANGVPLLAVAGIIFSIALAIYSIKKLK, encoded by the coding sequence ATGCCTCTGAATGATAAGGCTCAAAAACTGGTGAACAAGCTTGAAAATGAAAAAGACCAGATCAAACACAACACGGAGGAAATGAGTGCGGAACTGAAACAACTTCTCGAAAGCGAGATCGAAGCGTTTCAGAAACGCGAGAAGCACCGTTCTGCCGAAATGGTCAATATCTTTGCCAAGCATAATTTCTACGCCAACGGCTTTACACCGCAGGAGCTTCGGTCAACCTTAGAAGATCTTGGACCTACTTATGTAAAGATCGGACAGATCATGTCCAGTCGGGTCGATCTGCTGCCAGCCGGGTATTGTAAGGAGCTGGCAAAACTGCGTGAAAACGTAAAACCTCTGGATCCGGCCGTGGCAAAAGCTGTCATCGAACAGGAAACCGGCAAAAAAATTAACGAGATCTATGCTGAGTTTCGGGATGAGCCACTGGGATCGGCATCAATTGCTCAAGCCCATTATGGTGTCCTCAAGGATGGCACCCGAGTTGTCATCAAGGTGCAGCGCCCTCTGATCGCCGACATGATGCGAAAAGATTTCGTTCTTCTCAACAAGCTGGCAGACCTGGTGAACATCGTCGAAGAAGATTCCGACGAACAGGTCATCGACTTCAAGTCAGTGATCGCAGAGGTTGAACGAGTCACCAAAGCTGAATTAGATTTCCGCATCGAGGCAGAGAACACCCGTCTTTTTAAGGAAAAGTGTATTGATGACGAAGAGCAGATCTCCTGCCCCACAGTCATTGACGAGCTGACCACCGAGCGCATCTTCACCATGACCTACATCGACGGCTACTCTGTCGCCAATACGGAAAAGCTGGTTGCGGATGGCTGCGACCTAGACGGGATCGGGCGTGTGATCGTAGATAGTTACCTGCATCAGGTGCTGGATGTGGGCACATTCCATGCTGATCCGCACCAGGGCAACATCCTGGTCAGCCACGGCAAGCCCTATTGGATCGATTTCGGGATGATCGGGCACGTCACAGACAAGGATATCGACCTCATCCAGGAAGCAGTCAAGGCGTTGCTGATTCAGGACGCTGACGCCTTGGTTAACGCGGTCATGGGTATGGGCGCTGCTTCGGAGAAAACCGACCGTACCAAGCTTACCCGGGACGCAGAAGTGTTCATCCAAAAGTATATGAACGTTAAGAGCGTCAGCGATATCAATGTGACCGAGGTGTTCGATGAAGTGATGAGTCTGGCCGCCCAAAACCACGTTTCCATGCCGGGCAGGTTCACCATGCTGGCCCGCTCTCTCACCACCATAGAAGGCGTTGTCGAGCAGCTTTGTCCCGATCTGAATTTATTCGATATTCTTTATGACAAGCTGAAGGAGCGTGCGCGACAAAATATGAACATTCCGCGCGAGCTTCTTGAGAAGGGGCAAGAGCTGGTCAATGCAGGGAAAAAGGCAGCAAAGATCCCTCTCCTCGCTTCGGAAGTTCTGGAGGGTATGGTGAAGGGAAAGACGAAGGTGCGCTTCGAGCTGTCCGGTTATGAGGAACCTCTGAACCGGATTTTCCACTTCTTACGGTACACTGTGCTGACACTGGTAGCCTTAGTACTGTTTATCGGCTCCTGCATCCTTTGCACCACCGATTTCAAGCCGATCCTGGCCAACGGAGTGCCCTTACTAGCCGTAGCTGGGATCATCTTTTCCATCGCGCTAGCGATATACTCGATCAAAAAACTGAAATAG
- a CDS encoding DUF308 domain-containing protein — MLFQTLDKLKRQSILATILMMAFGVFILICPESYVNTLVVTVGYGMVIFAIVEMLEFISSKKAPIHYIIFTGALIIAFLGVFILIYNQDLLKALGWLFGFVLVQDGLFTLLNALLFARRSNRKGWWLLIVLAVVLMTLGVLIFVNPWWDSPTMLTKVIGGALLFSAFVSTLRLIWVWPFKNGKESAEDASE; from the coding sequence ATGCTATTTCAAACATTGGATAAACTCAAGCGGCAGTCAATACTGGCTACTATCCTCATGATGGCATTCGGCGTGTTTATATTGATTTGCCCCGAAAGCTATGTGAATACTCTTGTTGTGACTGTGGGTTATGGGATGGTCATCTTTGCGATCGTGGAGATGCTTGAATTCATTTCGAGCAAAAAAGCCCCGATCCACTACATCATTTTTACCGGTGCCTTGATCATCGCTTTCCTCGGCGTTTTCATACTTATTTACAATCAGGATCTGCTTAAAGCCCTAGGTTGGCTATTTGGATTCGTGCTGGTGCAGGATGGTCTTTTTACGCTGTTGAACGCTCTGTTGTTTGCTCGTCGCTCCAATCGGAAGGGCTGGTGGCTGCTGATCGTGCTGGCTGTCGTGCTCATGACGTTGGGCGTGCTGATCTTCGTGAACCCCTGGTGGGATTCCCCGACCATGCTCACGAAGGTCATCGGCGGTGCGCTCCTGTTCTCTGCCTTCGTGAGCACTCTCAGGCTCATTTGGGTGTGGCCGTTCAAAAACGGGAAGGAGAGTGCGGAAGATGCCTCTGAATGA
- a CDS encoding MerR family transcriptional regulator, protein MYTRGQFAVIGKVGRKALRLYHEEGLLVPACINEENGYHYYEEGQLAVLEKIRRLRQIGLSLFEIRQVLEGKADEKEAVRSRITEMDEQLQAVKELAAGREQEEEAARDALPDIRPFECKTCLYIDENVEKEDLGVSVGRLYEQAAREGLSAQGSHFVLYENLNSEEGFSMRTCLPVSGGGNGNVICVSEAKCLHLHFTGGFSKIGKAHEIIHRYAEGNKTELSGRAYEVYNKDLSADVYYPVI, encoded by the coding sequence ATGTATACCAGGGGTCAGTTTGCCGTGATCGGAAAAGTGGGACGGAAAGCCCTGCGCCTTTATCACGAGGAAGGGCTGCTTGTTCCGGCCTGTATCAACGAAGAAAACGGTTATCACTATTATGAGGAAGGGCAGCTCGCCGTACTGGAAAAGATCCGGAGGCTGAGACAGATCGGCTTGTCCCTCTTTGAAATCCGGCAGGTGCTGGAAGGAAAAGCAGATGAGAAAGAAGCGGTCCGGAGCCGAATCACGGAAATGGACGAACAGCTCCAGGCTGTAAAGGAGCTTGCCGCCGGCAGGGAGCAGGAAGAGGAGGCCGCCCGGGACGCCCTTCCGGACATCCGGCCGTTTGAATGCAAAACCTGCCTGTATATTGATGAAAATGTGGAGAAAGAAGACCTGGGGGTATCGGTGGGCAGACTGTATGAACAGGCGGCGCGGGAGGGACTTTCCGCCCAGGGAAGCCATTTTGTCCTCTATGAAAACCTGAACAGTGAAGAAGGGTTTTCCATGCGGACCTGCCTGCCGGTTTCCGGCGGCGGCAACGGGAATGTGATCTGTGTATCTGAAGCGAAATGCCTGCATCTGCATTTCACCGGGGGTTTTTCGAAGATCGGAAAGGCGCACGAAATCATCCACCGGTATGCGGAGGGAAACAAAACGGAGTTATCCGGCAGAGCTTACGAAGTATACAACAAGGATCTTTCGGCGGACGTGTATTATCCCGTGATATAA
- a CDS encoding DUF1349 domain-containing protein: MDLNLFHWTREPKACVIQNGIIQVTTLPHTDLWQRTYYHFRNDNAPVFQMETDEQYFSFVVKTSFEESHLRFDQCGIVMYLDSENWMKGSIEYENAVFQHLGSVVTNHGYSDWATTEIPADVKSMWYRFSRREDDYCIECSEDGSTWKQMRICHMAEGSGKIRFGIYACSPEDSSFTAVFSDMQLTECAWKAHDGQQPD; this comes from the coding sequence ATGGATCTGAATTTATTTCATTGGACAAGAGAACCGAAAGCCTGTGTTATTCAGAATGGGATCATTCAGGTTACAACTCTGCCGCATACTGATCTCTGGCAGCGTACATATTATCATTTTAGAAATGACAATGCCCCGGTATTTCAGATGGAGACGGATGAGCAATACTTCAGTTTTGTTGTGAAAACCAGCTTTGAAGAAAGCCACCTCCGTTTCGATCAGTGCGGGATTGTTATGTACCTGGACAGTGAAAACTGGATGAAGGGTTCCATTGAGTATGAGAACGCGGTATTTCAGCATCTGGGAAGTGTTGTGACGAACCATGGATACTCCGACTGGGCCACTACAGAAATCCCGGCTGATGTGAAATCAATGTGGTATCGTTTCAGCCGCAGGGAGGATGATTACTGTATAGAGTGTTCAGAAGATGGCAGTACATGGAAACAGATGAGAATCTGTCACATGGCTGAAGGAAGTGGCAAAATCCGATTTGGGATTTATGCTTGTTCTCCTGAAGACTCATCATTCACAGCAGTATTCAGCGATATGCAGCTGACAGAATGCGCATGGAAAGCGCATGATGGTCAGCAACCGGACTGA
- a CDS encoding PAS domain-containing sensor histidine kinase — MSSKIFKAIWIVAISVFLASLLLIMGTLYNYFSSLQRNLLRNQTELAAQGVAMSGMDYLDKLNIENYRITWVSTDGTVLFDNEADTASMQNHLERPEIQQALKEGFGESTRHSYTLADQQYYAAKRLPDGSVFRMSIAQLSVWSLLLGFAQPICFVILAALILSFILASRIAKKIVKPINEIDLEHPNQYYGQEAYKEIEPLLHHISVQQAQLRQDQEEIEKAARIRQEFSANVSHELKTPLHAISGYAELIETGLVKEEDIKPFAEKIHAESLRMTKLIEDIIDLTKLDSGDVDMKWEDCDLYRIAENAVDSLEAAASEMDITIDIGGESATVKAIPQLLYSIVYNLCDNAIKYNHTGGNVIVTVAQKEHSTVLSVKDTGIGIPEADQKRIFERFYRVDKSRSKEVGGTGLGLSIVKHAVMIHNGGIEVKSAVGEGSEFIVTIPNHPEEIKL; from the coding sequence ATGAGCAGTAAGATATTTAAGGCAATCTGGATCGTTGCCATCTCGGTTTTCCTTGCCTCGCTGTTGCTGATTATGGGAACACTATACAACTATTTTTCGTCCTTACAGAGAAATCTGCTGCGCAATCAGACTGAATTGGCGGCACAGGGTGTTGCCATGTCCGGAATGGACTATCTTGACAAATTGAACATAGAAAACTATCGCATCACCTGGGTCAGCACGGATGGAACTGTTCTGTTTGATAACGAAGCAGATACAGCATCGATGCAGAATCATCTGGAACGACCGGAGATCCAGCAGGCCCTGAAGGAGGGATTCGGAGAATCTACCAGACATTCCTATACCCTGGCAGATCAGCAGTACTATGCTGCTAAAAGACTTCCTGACGGGTCGGTTTTCCGTATGTCAATCGCTCAGCTTTCTGTATGGAGCCTTCTCCTCGGCTTTGCTCAACCGATATGTTTTGTCATCCTTGCCGCATTGATCCTTTCATTTATTCTGGCGTCCCGGATCGCCAAAAAGATCGTCAAGCCCATTAATGAAATCGATCTGGAACATCCAAACCAATACTATGGGCAGGAAGCTTATAAAGAAATTGAGCCGCTGCTTCACCATATTTCAGTGCAGCAGGCACAGTTAAGACAGGATCAGGAAGAGATCGAAAAAGCGGCCCGGATTCGGCAGGAGTTCAGTGCAAACGTGTCACATGAGCTGAAAACACCGCTCCATGCCATATCTGGCTATGCGGAGCTTATTGAAACCGGGTTGGTAAAAGAGGAGGATATCAAGCCGTTTGCCGAAAAGATTCACGCAGAATCGCTGCGGATGACGAAACTGATCGAAGATATTATTGATCTGACAAAGCTGGACAGTGGCGATGTTGATATGAAGTGGGAGGACTGCGATCTGTATCGTATTGCAGAAAATGCTGTCGATTCTCTGGAGGCTGCTGCTTCTGAGATGGATATTACGATTGATATTGGTGGAGAAAGTGCGACCGTAAAAGCAATCCCACAGTTGCTGTACAGCATTGTGTATAACCTTTGTGATAATGCGATCAAGTATAACCATACCGGAGGCAATGTAATTGTTACGGTTGCGCAAAAAGAGCATAGCACCGTACTGTCGGTAAAAGATACAGGAATAGGCATTCCTGAAGCGGATCAGAAACGTATTTTTGAGCGTTTTTATCGTGTGGATAAGAGCCGCAGCAAAGAGGTTGGCGGAACAGGTCTTGGCCTGTCTATCGTTAAACACGCGGTTATGATTCATAACGGAGGAATTGAAGTGAAAAGCGCAGTTGGGGAAGGGTCAGAGTTTATCGTTACGATACCGAACCATCCAGAGGAGATTAAGCTGTGA
- a CDS encoding GNAT family N-acetyltransferase, producing MAKRIREYTEADLEQMIPIWNEIVEEGIAFPQEECLDMESGKAFFASQSYTGVAENDGKIVGLYILHPNNVGRCGHICNASYAVSSACRGQHIGEKLVLDCLKIAKELGFRVLQFNAVVESNIHARHLYERLGFVQLGTIPGGFRMKDGRYENICPYYHVL from the coding sequence CTGGCAAAGCGAATCAGAGAATATACAGAGGCAGATCTGGAACAAATGATTCCGATATGGAATGAGATCGTCGAGGAAGGAATCGCCTTTCCACAGGAAGAATGTCTGGATATGGAAAGCGGAAAAGCCTTTTTTGCCTCCCAGAGCTATACCGGCGTAGCGGAAAATGACGGTAAGATTGTCGGATTGTATATCCTGCATCCTAACAACGTCGGGCGCTGTGGGCACATCTGTAATGCCAGTTATGCAGTATCATCCGCATGCAGGGGCCAGCATATCGGTGAGAAACTGGTGCTGGACTGCCTGAAGATCGCAAAGGAGCTTGGCTTCCGTGTTCTCCAGTTCAACGCCGTTGTTGAGAGCAATATCCATGCCCGGCATCTGTACGAGCGGCTGGGGTTTGTTCAGCTTGGAACAATCCCCGGCGGATTCAGGATGAAGGACGGGCGCTATGAAAACATTTGCCCTTATTATCACGTACTTTAA
- a CDS encoding peptidoglycan-binding protein, with protein MKVPFRRIICAALAACLLLPFGPARAEGTDIAALQARLISLGYEIGKADGIIGKKTSAAIALAQKLLADEGIAVQPTGIPDAKTVEQIMKEENTALLKTLVKGSWGSRVKEAQQTLIGLNLLKDKADGQYGGNTETAMKAFEEYMAKREPEKIRPDGKISEQEYLLLTGDLKGYGFEAPLCFDEAHPEKLSGAYLYAEKVCLINASTGEVLLEKAADEPAEPASTTKIMTLLTALSLCDPDKAVVIPEEAKDVPQDSTLVPVTPGETMVMRDLLYGMMIRSGNDAANAVAVLCSGSVEAFAEEMNQTAKKLGMEHSHFVNAHGYTAEGHYTTARDLVTAARNGLTQPLFREIVTCLKYTLPATERRGELPVNVKWEIFNPLSPYYISHAAGVKSGYTSTAGFCYVGAYQENGITLIAAVMGGQTRNMAWTDLRRLFAYGMAMETENDDEEPKG; from the coding sequence ATGAAAGTACCGTTCCGGAGAATCATATGCGCGGCGCTGGCTGCCTGTTTGCTGCTGCCCTTCGGGCCGGCCCGGGCGGAGGGAACGGATATTGCCGCCCTGCAGGCGCGCCTGATCAGCCTGGGATATGAGATCGGCAAGGCGGACGGGATCATCGGCAAGAAGACTTCCGCAGCCATTGCCCTGGCCCAGAAGCTGCTGGCGGATGAGGGCATCGCTGTTCAGCCCACCGGCATTCCCGACGCAAAGACGGTGGAACAGATCATGAAGGAAGAAAACACTGCTCTCCTGAAGACGCTGGTCAAAGGCAGCTGGGGCAGCCGGGTCAAGGAAGCCCAGCAGACGCTGATCGGCCTGAACCTGCTGAAGGACAAGGCGGACGGACAGTACGGCGGCAACACGGAAACCGCAATGAAGGCCTTTGAAGAGTATATGGCCAAGCGGGAGCCGGAGAAGATCCGGCCGGACGGAAAGATTTCGGAGCAGGAATACCTGCTCCTGACGGGAGACCTGAAGGGCTATGGCTTTGAGGCGCCGCTGTGCTTTGACGAAGCACATCCTGAAAAGCTTTCAGGCGCGTACCTTTATGCTGAAAAAGTCTGCCTGATCAACGCCTCCACCGGGGAAGTGCTGCTGGAAAAGGCGGCGGATGAACCGGCGGAGCCCGCCAGCACAACAAAAATCATGACGCTGCTGACGGCCCTGTCCCTGTGTGATCCGGACAAAGCCGTTGTGATCCCGGAGGAAGCGAAGGATGTCCCGCAGGACAGCACCCTTGTGCCGGTCACGCCGGGGGAAACCATGGTGATGCGGGACCTGCTCTATGGCATGATGATCCGCTCCGGCAATGACGCGGCAAACGCGGTGGCTGTGCTTTGCTCCGGCAGCGTGGAAGCTTTTGCGGAAGAAATGAATCAAACGGCAAAGAAGCTGGGAATGGAACATTCCCACTTTGTGAATGCCCACGGCTATACGGCGGAGGGACACTATACCACCGCCAGGGACCTGGTAACCGCGGCCCGCAACGGCCTGACGCAGCCCCTGTTCCGTGAAATTGTAACCTGCCTGAAATACACCCTGCCCGCCACGGAGAGAAGGGGAGAACTTCCGGTCAACGTGAAATGGGAAATCTTCAATCCCCTGTCCCCATACTATATTTCCCATGCGGCTGGTGTGAAAAGCGGCTATACCTCCACCGCCGGTTTCTGCTATGTGGGCGCCTACCAGGAAAACGGCATAACCCTCATCGCCGCCGTCATGGGCGGCCAGACCCGCAACATGGCCTGGACTGATCTCCGGCGCCTCTTCGCCTACGGCATGGCGATGGAAACGGAAAACGACGATGAAGAACCCAAAGGCTGA